The following is a genomic window from Streptomyces sp. BHT-5-2.
GCCTCGGGGGCCGGGCGGCTGCTGCCGCCGGGCATCCTGCGGGTGGACGCGGGCGAGGAGCGGGCGCCGGGCGGTGCGGGCGAGCCGCGGCTGCCGGAGGGCGGCACCGAGGCCCGGGTGCCGTTGCAGCGGGTGGCGCCCGGTGAGGCGGAGGTGCCGCGGGCGGGTGCCGAGTCCGAGGAGACGCCCGGCGGGCAGGCGCTGCTGGAGGTCGTCGGGCGGCTGGTCGAGCGGGCCCGGGCGGCGGGTGCGCTGCGGACCGATGTCACGGTCTCCGATGTGCTGCTGGTCATCGCCACGGGCGCACCGGCACTGCCCGATCCGGGGCAGCAGCAGGCGGCGTCCGCGCGGCTGCTGGAGATCCTGCTGGAAGGGCTGCGGTCACGGCCCGCCCGGTGAGGTGCGGCGACCGGCTCCGCGGTGGGGGCGCCCCGTCGGGCGCTCCCGAGGAGCCGGTGTGCGCGCCGGGGGTCCCGGGTGCGGGGCCTCCCGATGGGGCGGCCGCCCCTGGGGGTGCCGGCCGCGGGACGTTCCGTACGGGTGAACGCCAGTGTGGTCGCCCCGGATGAGTGGTTGCCCGTCGGAGCACTGAAGCCCGGGCGGCGGGTGTGGCAGGCTTGCGCGGTGGTGCGGTGCGACGGCGGCTTCGGGG
Proteins encoded in this region:
- a CDS encoding TetR/AcrR family transcriptional regulator → MHIQGSQWPAAVAVTAASDGANGAGGNGTGAMTGANGRSTPLRVDAQRNLEHVLRAAREVFGELGYGAPMEDVARRARVGVGTVYRRFPSKDVLVRRIAEEETSRLTEQARAALGQEDDPWSALARFLRTSVASGAGRLLPPGILRVDAGEERAPGGAGEPRLPEGGTEARVPLQRVAPGEAEVPRAGAESEETPGGQALLEVVGRLVERARAAGALRTDVTVSDVLLVIATGAPALPDPGQQQAASARLLEILLEGLRSRPAR